The sequence below is a genomic window from Macadamia integrifolia cultivar HAES 741 chromosome 1, SCU_Mint_v3, whole genome shotgun sequence.
AGGGCCCACAGAACCTAACCATGACCCAAAGTCTGTACTTCCTAAGTCCAATCGGGCAGTCTCGACTGCATCATTATATTGTTTCTTGATCCAAActgtccaagaagaagaaaagaaaagaagccaaCTTTGACTGGTTTATTTCTTCTGATTGGATGAATTCTCAGCCTGAAAGTTCTGGTCATAACAGCACAAATAGGTTGGTCCCGCCTCTCCTCATAACCTAAGAGATTGTTTGCTTATGATATTTTTCAgaaacttatttatttatgaattatATGTAAGGAATTCATGTCATGCTGAATGTTGGTACAATTTTTAGTGTTTATAGTTTGCCAGTGCTTGATCTCAATACGTCTTGTATTCATTTACTTGATTTTGGACCATCACATGGGAGAGGCCTAGCTGAGGGGAGATCAAACATAATATGAAGAATGATTACATTTTCCATTTGCTTGTCTatttggagggagaggaatgcaaagattttaccaaaaaaaaNNNNNNNNNNNNNNNNNNNNGCCTGTGGAAGTTGTGGTCCCTCGCAGATGTCTTAATTCTTCCAATTCCCATGACGAGAGAGAATTGGATCCAACTGATAGAAATTCATGGGACAGATTAAATCAAAATGACCCTGAAACAGATCTTAAGGGATCTGGCAACATTAAATACCGTAACCTTGATAGAGGAGCTGCTGGTCAGTTCAATAAACTACAAGATCCTGATGAACTTGTGCGGGATAAATGGAATGAACAGAGAGCATTGAGAGGAAAAGACCTGAATGCTATTGGGCCATCTGAACAGAGAACATTGAGGGGAAAAGACTTGAAAACCACAGGTTTTGACGTTGATGACAGGAATGGATTTAATGAGAGGGACGATTCTAGTGCACGTGCATGTTTTACCAAACTGGATGGTCTTTCTGAAGGATCTCTCATGAATAGTAAAGGAAATTGGTTAGCTATTCAAAGGCAGTTAGCACAACTGGAGAGGCAACAAGCGCACCTCATGGACATGTTGCAGGTTGATTCAATGAAGTtgcatttgaaatatttggtttttgCTTTTTGGTCATGCTTGCTAATGAAAAATTTTGCAATTGCAGGACTTTATTGGTGGGTCCCATGACAGCATGATAACTTTAGAGAACAGAGTCCGGGGTCTTGAGAGAGTTGTTGAGGACATGGCACGAGATTTGGCTATATCATCAGGAAGAAGAGGTAGTAACTTTATGGTGGGATATGAAGGCTCTTCTGGTAGGCTTTTCAGCAAGTATAATGGCCTTCCTGACTACACTAGCACCAAGTTAGGCAGAGGCAGTGATGGGCGGATTCCACTCTCAGAAAGGTTCCTCCCATCTGATGGTATTGTTTCAGGAGTGAGGGGAAGGGAcccaccttggagacctgaggTGTCTGATGCGTGGGATTCTTACAATCATGGTAGTTCTAGAAATGGGAATATGGGCTCTAGAAGAGCCCTAGGTGGTGCTTCAAGTGATGGTAGATCACCTAGAGCTGAACATGATAGCGATCAGGTTGGTGGCCGGAGAGGTTGGGATAAGGGGCCTGGACCTGTCCGGCTTGGTGAGGGGCCCTCTGCAAGAAGTGTCTGGCAAGCATCAAAGGATGAGGCTACTCTGGAAGCAATTCGGGTGGCTGGAGAGGATGGTGGAACATCTCGAGCTGCAAAAAGATTTGCTATTCCAGAATTAACTGCTGAAGCCTTGGGAGATGATAATGTGGGTCAGGATCGGGGGCCCATCTGGGCTTCTTGGAGTAATGCTATGGACGCACTTCACATAGGTGATATTGAGTCAGCATATGCTGAAGTTCTTTCTACAGGGGATGATTTTTTGCTTGTGAAGCTGATGGACAGATCAGGCCCTGTAATTGATCAGCTTTCTAATGAAATTGCATCTGAGGTCTTGCATGCTGTAGGACAGTTTGTACTGGAACAGAACTTATTCGATGTTGGTTTCTCTTGGATTCAACAGGTTCGAGTTTTTGGACACAGTTTCTGCTCCTTCTTCATTACTGGTTattccatgatgctcatgataaTTTCACAAGTTCTCAAGCATGTTCCTCCGACAAGTTATTGAAGTTTGAAAATGATACTTCTTTGAGTGCATTTATTACTTTTCATTGAGAAGTAGGACTGTATGAGCTCACTGAATTGATGTGCCAACTGTAGTGTGATATTTTGCTTAACATAATGCATGATTAATGCTATGAGTAAAATAACCTACTGTTAATTACCAATAATTAGCTCAACTCAACTCAGAATGCACTAGGCCTTCTCTTAATTATATGGGTTGGCTATACAATCTAGTTTCTGCCCTTCAATATATTTAAGGTCCATATCTGCTGTTTCAAGAGCAACAATTAGCTAAATGTTGCATTTTGAAGTATAACCTAGTTATAAGTAATAAATGACTTACCCACAAGAGTATTTATATTGGAGAAAAGATTTTCCTGATAGACACAGGAACAAACTAATGAGTTCATGAGCTCATAAAAAAGGTTTAATGTAGAAAGTCTACTCCGGAGGACTGCAAAAAGTAAATTTATGCTTTTTAAGTGAACTTTTATTTAGGAAAATAATGTGGAGACAGAGAATGATAAAATAGCATATTACATATATATGCCATGATGGGCTGTTTTGTTATTTGTGCATTTGGTGATCAAGAAGACCACATTAAGTGGAACCATCTTGTTATTTGACTGATGTGGCATAATCCTAAAAGTgggcttattttagtggaaGTAAGCCTTGAGTTGGCTTACATATGTATTGGGCCTTTGGACCAATGAGTTTTCATTGTAATTGGCCACTGTAATGGGCCTAGAATGTTAGGAACCAGGAATACGGGATTAGTCAAGTAAAATTAGTTTAGTTCAAATTTGTGGGGGTTATTTGAGTCCCTTTTATGATGAAACTTAGCTGAGACGAGTCCTTGAATTATTAGGAATATTAGTCCTAGGGGATGTCTTGGCTAACAAAGTTGTTTAACAAGGTTTTGATTTCCAAGAAAATGCCGGATGACTGGAGAAGTATTATAATCCCAATTTATAAGAACAAAGGTGATATCTAGGACTATAATAACTATAAAGGTATAAAACTAATGGGACATACCATGAAACTTTGGGAAAAGGTCATTGAAGCACACTTAAGGGCAAAAACTGTGATACCAGAGAACCAATTTAgttttatgccagggagatccACTACAAAAGCTATCTACCTCTTAAGGAGGCTTATGGGAGTTTACAGATATCAGAAaaggacctccatatggtctttagtGACCTataaaaagcctatgacagagtaCCTGGAGAGCTAATTTGGTATGtcctaagaaagagaaggggCTCCAATATCTtggtggatataattaaggacatgtatgagggagtgGTTACGAGTGTCAAAACTCTAGAAGGCCAAATCAGtgaattctcaattacaattaggttacatcaaggatcttcCCTAAGCCCTACCTATTCGCGCTcatcatggatgagttaacgAAACACATCCAAGATCATATACCGTGGTGTATgttatttgctgatgatattgtacTCATAGATGAGACCGTGGAACGAATTAACACTAAATTGGAGCTTTGGAGGCTTAagaatcaagaggttttgtGATAAGCAGAAAAGAGACAGAACATATGTATCCCTTCAATCAGGCAATAGGAGGGGCAATGAGGTTGTGAATCTGGTGGATAGGGAACTACCACAAAGAGACAATTTTAAATACTTGGggtcaatcattagcaaagatggggatatagaggatgatgtgtcccacagaattaaagttgaatggatgaagtggaggagtaTGTCGAGAGTCTTATGTGACAAACGTATGCTGGTTAAACTCAAGGGAATTCTACAAGACAATAATACGACCAGCCATAACTTATGGGGCggagtgttgggcagtcaagaagagtaatttgaaaAAGCTAGGGTAGCAGAGATGATGATGTTACATGGGATGTGCGGCAAGACCAAAAGGGATAGAGTAAATGAATTATTGTATTAGAAAGAAAGTGGGGGTCGCTCCGATTCAGGACAAGCTCCGCGAGAGCCGGTTGAGGTGGTATTGCCTTGTTCCACGGAGAGCTATGGATGCCCCACTTAGGAAAAGCGGCCAAATTCATATAAAGAGTTCCAGAAGAGGtaagggcagacctaaaatgactattaacGAAGTGGTAAGGAACGATATGCAAATGGTAGGGTTCGATTCTAGTATGAGTGTATGACTGTAGATAAACCGTTGTGGAGGACAAAGACCCACGTAGCCTAccccttgtaggggatgttcctaggaTGTTCTATTTTACTGCTAAAACTTATTTCTTTTATCTACTTTTGGTTCCGTGTGCACttcttttattctgtttttcttttactttgatACGTATTGGATCCATTTATctgacctcattaagttgggataaggttatggttgttgtatTAGTCCTAGGGGTGTGATCAAATTCAGATGGAAGAAGCGAGGAGTTAGGGGCACAATGACCATAGGAgtagtagtgaggaaagacatgcagagTATAGGgcttgactctagtatgacctcaaaaagagctgtttggagggcaaggattcaTGTAGTTGACCCTATTTAGGTAGGATGTTTCTGAGGTGTCACTGTGTTCCCTTCTTcttactttattattatttttctctctcgcGGATGCAAAGGCTGAGTTGTATGATTTTAAATCTATGTTCTGAATTTTTGTAGAGTTCTGGTTCAAGGATGTCAAATAGTAACCTGTTTTAGCTATTCCAAGTAGCAGTTCGAATTCCAAATCAGTTTAAGAGTATTGGAGTAAGTAGTTTATGAATTCTATATATGGATATACTGGCCTATGGCCTGACCCACAAGTTTGAGTAATATtattgaagttttctccaagcTACTTTGGATTCAGTACTTCTTCTGAGTGGGTTTCTCAGGTTTAATTTGATGTATTCCTAGGGGGTTTTGGGTGGATTCCTGGCCTGTTATTTTGTAAAGTTTATATTCATTTTCCTACTAATGGTCAGTTCTCATCTGTGGGGACCCCTGTGTTTACTGGTGAGTTTCaacttgttttattttataatctCTCTGGTAGCTGAACAGAGTTGCAGCAAATTTTTAATATGTTTGTTCCTGTTTACATATTCTCTTGAATATCAGATCTTTCAGTATTCAAGTTCCAGTGAGTTTCAACTTTTTTTCCTAGGAATTCTCTGTGTGGCCTCTATTTGATCTCAGATTTCTGAGATATTTTGCAGGCTTCTGGTGACCAAGGACCACTCAACCTGAATAGTAGGTCAATCTGACTATTCTGTTTCAAGTTTTTAAATTTCTCCCTTAGCTGTTATGTTTTTCTACTTTGGTGATCTTATTCTGCTAGTCAGTTCTAGTTCTTCTATCTTGGAAGTCGTTTCGCACTACTGACTCTTTCACGTGTTAAAATTGTAAACGACGGTTTGTGAGTTGCAAAGGCATCACATTTCCTAATTGTTGGTTAACTAAATTCATTTTCTGAATGTGTTAGTATGAGAAGAGGCCATGTATATTTCGCCAGTCTAGATTGTTGGGTTCAGACTCAAATTTCATGGAGGCAGTATAATGGTTGACCTTAATCCATTTGCTTCGGAAGTAGCTTCGGCTAGAAATGTGTGGATATCAATTGGATATGTGTTGCCCTGATTTTACAGCTGGGATGGAAAATACTTTCATAAAAATGCTTTGGATTGAGAGTAGATGCCAgaatggttttaggtatcggtatTGTAGTCGTTATTGCTGGAAGCTGGACCCTGGAGCccaataccgatatgataccgataCAGATTGGGTTTATTGGCCTAAATGTGGGTCAGCCTAGCCAAACGGTACAGATCGGCCGGATACCACCTAATCCTTATTGGTATAATCGTCCAAGACCAATAGACACCAATACCTGTTGGTTAAACCTTTGGTGCCATCATGATCGAACTCAATAGATTTTTAACTAGTATCTTGTGCCAATATGTGGTTAGGACTTTGCTTGGGGGTTTCCATTTTGAGCTCTCTGACGACTGCtcaatgagaaaaagaaggcaGCAAGCAGCAGGTTTTTCCTGCCTGAGCTTGTGATGGCTCGTCTCACTTCTATTAGTGCATAATCTTTTTGGAGCATATGTTAGTTTCTCATAACCTTCCAACTCCTCTGCTTTAACTCTAGTTTATCCATGAATTAATGCTTAGGCTTTTTATGTCTTACCTTTATATGATGTAAAAGACAAGAACTATGGTTTGATTACCAACAGACGgacaaaaaaagggggaaacttaccttggttttttttttcatggtgtGTTGCAGTTAGCAGATCTGGTGATGGAAAATGGACCTGACATTTTTGGCATTTCAATGGAAGGCAAGAGAGAGATCTTGCTCAGTTTACATGAGGCCTCTTCCACCATGGAATTACCTGAGGACTGGGAAGGTGTCACCCCTGACCAGGTGATGTTGCAGTTAGCATCAGCTTGGGGAGTTGATTTACAACAGCTTGATAGATAGTGCCACAATAGTCCAAGAGTTGGTATTGtgtatttttttgttatctttGTGTCCACTTGGATATGTTAGATAATGTATTCCCAACACAATTGAAATTGCATATCaaaattgtttgtttttttttttccttttcatttttcatatgATTGTTTTGATGCCAATGAGGCTGGGAAATCACATGAACGTTTATTATATATACAATTACATGACTCCTTTTACCAAACAAAAATTTTACAGGACTCCTCACCAAGCACAATTGCTGATGGCTAAAGATAGCTACAGTTTGTCAGATTTAAACTAGAGGTACTTTATGTATGTGGAATCTGAGGAATGGCAGCTCGAATGAATCCACGGAGCCAAAGCCTATTGTGAGGGTAGGGCGAGGATGATACCATCGAGGCCAAGCTAGGGGCGAGCAGAGCCCGATTTACTGGTGGCTAAGTTCTGCTGGTGACGATGTATTTGATGGTAGAGAAGGCAAATGAAAGGCCTTGTGAGAGCTGGACACCACGAACGACGGGCAAGGGGATTAAATGGTAGAAGGACATGAGGCCTATGGCGGCCTAGGAAAGAGAACGAAGGCGGTTGAGATACCCATCTCAGAATCGGTCAGGTATTGGGATCAGTCTCAGTGGATACCGATCTGATAGGGCCAATCTGGCcgatccgataccgatacttaatTCCATGTGCCATGCACAAGACATTGATTTGTATTTGAACtacggcaaaaaaaaaattggtgggcATCGAAGAGCTCATTTATTGCGTGAGAAAAGCGGAAGGCGTCTAGGTTACATaacttagaaaagaaaatattctaCTTTGATGTGTTGGACAAGGCATTTTCCATTTGGCGACCAGGTCTCCATAATTCTGCTACATTGCACTTTGAGTAACCCACAGGTCACAGCTTTGCAGGGAGTATTTAATAAAGGAAAATGAATTCTATCCTGCTGGCCCAAGAAATGCCCAAAGACAGGGTGTGTGAAAAGATGATGCTGCCTGGTGTGTCTGGGCATTGAAGATGTTGCGCCTTCTCATTGGTCCTGCATGCTGGTGTATCCTGTGCTAGTTCGCCATGGGGAGTGATTGATCAATGATAATCCAACATCTAAACTCTACTATTTTTGGGATGGATTCATCTTTGGAAAATGATCTACATGTGTGGAGCTGTCCTTACacattctttttccttcctaACACTATATACAAACTAAGTACTACCTTCTTTCACAGTGTCAATGGTGGGTGTGGGGATCTATTATACATCAACATCATGGCTTGTTTCATTGCTCAATGCCTCATTTCCCCAATGATAAAACAAAATCTAATGTGGAGAAACAAGAGGATGACTGGTTATTATTAGGCTTACCATTTTCTTGCATACCGGTGGTTTTAAAttatgctaaaaaaaaaaaaaaaaaaaagaccttttAGGCGTTGTCTGTTTGTCAAATAATGGATagaaaggagaaataaaaaattcaaaaaaatttaaatttgaagagagagagacacttAAGTCgaatttccttttaattttttctttcattttctatccatttttaGACAACGAAACTAAAGAAGGTATTAGTTCGGCATATTATACCTTACATCTCCTAGATGAGTTAGGTATGGTTAGTCAAATGTCTTGGATCAAGAATCTTAGTTTTGGTTTAGTGAGGTTTTATTAGAATCCAGCGAGACTGAAAAATCTTTGTACTCAGCCTATGTTTGGAaggtaagaaaagaaagaaaactataataaaataaaggcaAAAAGGTTTTTGGCAAAGTTATACGAACGTGCCtttcaaccattggattg
It includes:
- the LOC122073405 gene encoding microtubule-associated protein TORTIFOLIA1-like, whose product is MSSQVSKPSKPSKPPNSSTTAASSPASRSSSSSLSSHLAMVEVKQRILNSLSKLSDRDTYQIAVEDLEKNIQTLSPDGNGVSILLNCLYDASNDPKPAVKKESLRLLALLCTTHSDYALTHLTKIIAHIVRRLKDSDSGVRESCRDAIGTLSSQYLGGDADNGNIGSVVSLFVKPLFEAMAEQNKTVQAGAAMCMARMIDSAADPPVAAFQKLCPRISKFLNSQNYLVKAALLPVVASLSQVGAIAPQSLPVFLQSIHECLESTDWATRKAAADTLTALASHSSHLIADGTTSMITALEACRFDKVLIVSFLTAWGWYVLCKINEGYEACSRIELLITIFFITKEKVTTTFANRIIDISTEKSCYCDDSSTKPVEVVVPRRCLNSSNSHDERELDPTDRNSWDRLNQNDPETDLKGSGNIKYRNLDRGAAGQFNKLQDPDELVRDKWNEQRALRGKDLNAIGPSEQRTLRGKDLKTTGFDVDDRNGFNERDDSSARACFTKLDGLSEGSLMNSKGNWLAIQRQLAQLERQQAHLMDMLQDFIGGSHDSMITLENRVRGLERVVEDMARDLAISSGRRGSNFMVGYEGSSGRLFSKYNGLPDYTSTKLGRGSDGRIPLSERFLPSDGIVSGVRGRDPPWRPEVSDAWDSYNHGSSRNGNMGSRRALGGASSDGRSPRAEHDSDQVGGRRGWDKGPGPVRLGEGPSARSVWQASKDEATLEAIRVAGEDGGTSRAAKRFAIPELTAEALGDDNVGQDRGPIWASWSNAMDALHIGDIESAYAEVLSTGDDFLLVKLMDRSGPVIDQLSNEIASEVLHAVGQFVLEQNLFDVGFSWIQQLADLVMENGPDIFGISMEGKREILLSLHEASSTMELPEDWEGVTPDQVMLQLASAWGVDLQQLDR